The window TCTTTCCGCTGCTCCCGTCAGGCCTCGAACCGAGCAGAACCCGAAGGCCCGCCACCAGGTCCGGCCCTCGGCCTTCCCACCCGCCCACACCGCGACACAGGGAGTTCAGACAGATGACTCGAACCCGGGGAACCGTCGCCGTGCTCGCCGCCGCGACCGCCCTCCTGGCCGGCGGCGCCACGTCGCCGGCCCTCGCGCAGTCCACCGCGGCCGCGGCCTCCTGCTACGACGGTGCGAAGTCGCTCACCTACCGGTACTCGGCAGCGGCCGTGGAGTTCGGCACCTACACCGCGAGCTCACGGTGCTCCGACATCAACATCAAGCTGAACACGTCGGCTCCGGGGGTGTTCCTGGACGCCTGTGTCGTCTTCGTCGACCACACCTCGCTGTGCAACCACGGCAACACCTACTCCACCTTCGGCCCCCAGTGGGCCACCGTCGCCACCGACGTCAAGGACGGCACCCGCTTCAAGCTGCGCGTGCACGCGTACGACACCGACGCACAGGTCGTGCCGTTCCAGCTCGCCTACTGAGGCGGCCTCCCTCACGCACCACCCACTCCCCCACATCCCAAGGAGCACCGATGACCTCGTCCCCGAACCGCCGCACCATCCTGCGCGGCACCCTCGTCGCCACCGTGGGCGCCTTCGCGGGCCCGCTGCTCCTGTCGGGCACGGCCCACGCCTACAACTGGACCCGCACCATGAACCAGGGGGCGAGCGGCGCCGACGTAACAGAGCTGCAGATCCGCGTCGCGGGGTGGGCCGCGGACTCGGCCTCGCACTCCCGGGTGAGCGTCGACGGTGACTTCGGCGCGGGAACGGCCGCGGCGGTCCGCAGATTCCAGGCGGCCTACGGCCTGTCCGTGGACGGCAGCGCGGGACCGGCCACCCAGGCGCAGCTCAACGCCCTGGAACAGTCGGACGGTTCGACCGCACACTTCAACTGGAGCGAGTTCACCGACCGTTCGAGCGGAACCTTCAGCGGCGGGAAGGTGAGCGCGGCCGCCACCAAGGAGAACGCCCGCCGCGCCATGTACAAGTTGGAGGCCCTGCGCAAGAAGCTCGGCAACACCGCCATCACGGTCAACTCGGGCTTCCGGAGCATCGCCCACAACGCGGAGATCGGCGGGGCGAGCGACAGCATGCACCTCTACGGCACCGCGGCCGACCTCACCGTGCCCGGCGTCAGCAACCGCACCGTGTACCAGAAGGCGGAGACCTGCGGTTTCTCCGGCCTGGAGCGGTACACGGTGGATCACCAGCACGTGGACAGCCGTGCGGACCTCGGCCGGGCCTGGTGGTGGGAGAGCGGCACCATCTGAGGCGCGACGGCCCCGACCGCCTTCGGCCGACGCCCGCCGTTCGTCCGGGGACCCGAGCAGGTTTCCCGGACAGCGCCGAAGCATCCGGGGACCTCGCACAGTCCCCGGACGGCCCTCCGAAGCGACCGGCCGCGCCACCGCACTGCCGGGCTCCGCCACCGCGCGCCCGAAGTCACCTTTCCACCGGAGGCACACCGATGAATCGCAGACCGCCGCGCACACTCCTGCGCCGCGCCGCCCTGTCCGTCCTCGGCACTCTGGCCGTACTGACCACCGCCGTACAGCCCGCCGGAGCCGCGCCGCGCGCCGGAGGCACCCCGGCGCCGGATCCCGTCGGCCGTGCCTTCACGGAGGCCGCCGCGGAGTACGGGGTACCGCGCGACCTCCTGGTCGCCCTGGGGTACGGCGAGACGCACCTCGACGGTCACGCGGGCCGGCCGAGCCAGGACAACGGCTACGGGGTCATGCACCTGGTGAGCAACCCGGACCGGCACACCCTGGAACTCGCGTCCC is drawn from Streptomyces sp. NBC_00178 and contains these coding sequences:
- a CDS encoding D-Ala-D-Ala carboxypeptidase family metallohydrolase, with protein sequence MTSSPNRRTILRGTLVATVGAFAGPLLLSGTAHAYNWTRTMNQGASGADVTELQIRVAGWAADSASHSRVSVDGDFGAGTAAAVRRFQAAYGLSVDGSAGPATQAQLNALEQSDGSTAHFNWSEFTDRSSGTFSGGKVSAAATKENARRAMYKLEALRKKLGNTAITVNSGFRSIAHNAEIGGASDSMHLYGTAADLTVPGVSNRTVYQKAETCGFSGLERYTVDHQHVDSRADLGRAWWWESGTI